The Deltaproteobacteria bacterium genome has a window encoding:
- a CDS encoding GAF domain-containing protein produces the protein MAPKGAKLEGLEKHYEDLIDVARLLSRSLDKDIIIRRALEHVNERLGKRARYAVLEDGRLMIKYWIGDYKEDLHTSKKIVKRSIVWEVFEEGRALNLTDPSQTNGYEHTLKERVKIKAVVPLKYVDARTQQEVKFGVLVVDSGREQTPIAEEEFDYLLIMADLIGETVGKAELVNELIRSYEDREEIVKSMAHFLRNRFMVIGGFARRLHKKANKNETKGYAEIIFKGIGEMETCLQDLEEMWKEEKERQEEVRRWKDEYGKI, from the coding sequence ATGGCCCCAAAAGGTGCCAAATTGGAGGGATTAGAGAAGCATTATGAAGATTTGATCGATGTCGCCCGCCTATTAAGCCGATCCCTTGACAAAGACATAATCATCAGAAGGGCCCTGGAACACGTAAATGAAAGGTTGGGCAAGAGGGCCAGGTATGCTGTTTTAGAAGATGGAAGGTTGATGATCAAGTATTGGATTGGGGACTATAAAGAGGATCTTCATACCTCCAAGAAGATCGTCAAAAGGAGCATCGTGTGGGAGGTATTTGAAGAGGGGAGGGCCTTGAACCTTACAGACCCTTCCCAGACCAACGGTTACGAACATACCCTGAAAGAGAGGGTGAAGATCAAGGCGGTGGTTCCCCTGAAATATGTAGATGCCAGGACGCAACAGGAGGTGAAATTTGGGGTGCTGGTGGTCGATTCAGGCAGGGAGCAAACCCCTATCGCAGAGGAGGAATTTGATTACCTCCTGATCATGGCCGATCTGATAGGAGAGACGGTGGGGAAGGCGGAGCTGGTAAATGAGCTCATCCGTTCGTACGAAGATCGGGAGGAGATAGTCAAATCCATGGCCCATTTTCTGCGCAACAGGTTTATGGTCATCGGTGGGTTCGCCCGCAGATTGCACAAGAAGGCCAACAAGAATGAGACAAAGGGGTATGCCGAGATAATATTTAAGGGGATAGGAGAAATGGAGACATGCCTTCAGGACCTGGAGGAGATGTGGAAGGAAGAAAAGGAGAGGCAGGAAGAGGTGAGGAGGTGGAAAGATGAGTACGGTAAAATATAA
- a CDS encoding O-acetyl-ADP-ribose deacetylase, with the protein MQIKIDKATLEIVQGDITQQTTDAIVNAANPTLLGGGGVDGAIHRAAGPKLLEECRTLGGCKTGDAKITKGYRLKARHVIHTVGPVYHREGARAAELLASAYCRSLEVASQNGLKSIAFPSISTGAYGYPIEEAAPIALQTVIDYLKDHQEIELVRFVLFDRHTLEAYEEALKKLSA; encoded by the coding sequence ATGCAGATCAAGATCGATAAAGCGACCTTAGAAATAGTTCAGGGGGACATCACCCAACAGACAACCGACGCCATCGTCAACGCCGCCAACCCCACCCTGCTGGGAGGGGGTGGTGTGGACGGGGCCATCCATCGCGCAGCAGGGCCAAAACTGTTGGAGGAATGCCGGACCCTGGGAGGGTGCAAGACAGGAGACGCCAAGATTACCAAAGGGTATCGCCTGAAGGCCAGGCATGTCATCCATACGGTAGGGCCTGTCTACCATCGGGAGGGAGCGCGGGCAGCGGAGCTTCTAGCCAGCGCCTATTGCAGGAGCCTGGAGGTAGCCAGTCAAAATGGTTTAAAGAGCATCGCCTTTCCCTCCATCAGCACCGGGGCCTATGGCTATCCCATAGAGGAGGCCGCCCCTATTGCCCTCCAGACGGTGATAGACTACCTTAAGGATCATCAGGAGATAGAGTTGGTGCGCTTTGTACTCTTCGACCGGCACACCCTTGAGGCCTATGAGGAGGCGCTTAAGAAGCTGTCAGCATAA
- the amrS gene encoding AmmeMemoRadiSam system radical SAM enzyme produces the protein MKEAYLYEKLSGGKVRCHLCHHRCTIADGKRGLCYVRENRGGTLYSLVYERPISANVDPIEKKPLFHFLPGSSAFSIATVGCNFRCLHCQNHDISQMPIEEGTISGDKVSCEEIVSLAIKYNCASIAYTYTEPTIFFEYAYDTAKIAQKRGIKNNFVSNGFMTSEALEMIAPYLDGANVDLKSFSEEFYRKVCSAKLKPVLEDIKKMKELGIWVETTTLIIPTMNDSEGELREIARFILSVSPEIPWHVTAFYPTYKMLDKPRTPPGIIKRAREIGLQEGLRYVYSGNIPGEEGENTYCYNCNNVLIRRWGFQILENKIKEGKCPHCGTPIDGVGM, from the coding sequence ATGAAAGAGGCTTACCTCTATGAGAAGTTATCAGGGGGGAAGGTCCGCTGCCATTTGTGCCATCATCGCTGCACCATTGCCGATGGGAAAAGGGGGCTTTGTTATGTCCGGGAGAACAGAGGAGGGACCCTCTACTCCCTGGTCTATGAAAGGCCCATCTCGGCCAACGTGGACCCCATTGAGAAAAAACCCCTCTTTCACTTCTTGCCGGGAAGCAGCGCCTTTTCCATAGCTACAGTGGGGTGTAACTTCCGCTGCCTCCACTGTCAGAATCACGATATCTCTCAGATGCCCATAGAGGAGGGGACGATCTCCGGCGACAAAGTATCATGTGAGGAGATCGTCTCCTTGGCCATCAAATACAACTGTGCCAGTATTGCTTACACCTATACCGAGCCCACCATCTTTTTTGAGTACGCCTACGATACGGCCAAGATCGCCCAAAAAAGGGGAATAAAAAACAACTTCGTCAGCAATGGCTTTATGACCTCAGAGGCCCTGGAGATGATCGCCCCCTATCTAGATGGGGCCAATGTAGATCTCAAATCCTTCTCTGAGGAGTTTTATCGAAAGGTATGTAGCGCGAAGTTGAAACCCGTGCTGGAGGACATCAAGAAGATGAAAGAACTGGGGATTTGGGTGGAGACCACCACCCTGATCATACCCACCATGAACGACTCAGAGGGGGAATTGCGGGAGATCGCCCGCTTCATCCTCTCAGTCTCCCCAGAGATCCCCTGGCACGTCACCGCCTTTTACCCCACTTATAAGATGCTGGACAAGCCAAGGACTCCACCAGGGATCATCAAGAGGGCCAGGGAGATCGGCCTGCAAGAGGGTTTGCGATATGTTTACTCAGGCAACATCCCCGGAGAAGAGGGAGAGAACACCTATTGCTACAATTGCAATAACGTGCTCATCCGCCGCTGGGGATTCCAGATATTGGAAAATAAAATTAAGGAAGGTAAGTGCCCTCACTGTGGCACCCCCATCGACGGGGTGGGGATGTAG
- a CDS encoding P-loop NTPase, which translates to MTMNEDKRGKNIWAIGGGKGGVGKSFVAINLGIALCERGKEVILVDADLGGANLHTLLGITYPTITLDDFIRKKVRSIEDVLMETEVPHLKLITGSLDIVTISNPKYTQKQRVIRHIRSLDADYVILDLGAGASYHVLDFFLISERGIFLITPEPTSLENAYRFLRGGVFRKLRKLSSQYEVKKVIELAMDRGNPQGIRTPFDLLTRVEEQDKEMGKLLKEEIMRFRPQLIVNQVRNRREAELGFSVKSACRKYFGIELSYLGYILFDNNVYFSTQRGHPLLLNHPASDAARCIRDITSKLIDGGELGWSLR; encoded by the coding sequence TTGACCATGAATGAGGACAAGAGGGGAAAGAACATTTGGGCAATAGGAGGAGGGAAGGGGGGGGTTGGTAAGAGCTTTGTGGCCATCAATCTTGGGATAGCCCTCTGCGAGCGGGGCAAAGAGGTGATATTAGTAGACGCCGATTTGGGGGGCGCAAACCTCCACACCCTCTTGGGTATCACCTACCCTACCATCACTCTAGATGACTTTATTAGGAAAAAAGTAAGAAGCATCGAGGATGTCCTTATGGAGACAGAGGTACCTCATCTCAAATTGATCACCGGATCCCTCGATATCGTGACGATAAGCAACCCTAAGTATACCCAAAAACAGAGGGTCATACGCCACATACGTTCCCTGGACGCCGACTACGTCATCCTTGATCTAGGGGCAGGTGCATCCTACCATGTCCTTGACTTCTTCCTCATCTCAGAGAGGGGGATCTTTCTCATCACCCCTGAGCCTACCTCCCTGGAGAATGCTTATAGGTTCCTGAGGGGGGGGGTTTTTCGCAAGTTGAGGAAATTGTCCTCTCAATATGAGGTCAAAAAGGTCATCGAGTTGGCCATGGACCGGGGTAACCCCCAGGGAATAAGGACCCCCTTTGATCTTCTCACGCGGGTGGAAGAGCAGGATAAGGAGATGGGAAAATTATTAAAGGAAGAGATCATGCGGTTTCGGCCACAATTGATCGTCAATCAGGTGAGAAACCGCAGGGAGGCTGAGCTTGGGTTCTCCGTCAAGAGCGCATGCCGAAAATACTTTGGCATTGAACTCAGCTACTTGGGCTACATCTTGTTCGACAATAACGTCTATTTCTCCACCCAAAGGGGACACCCCCTTCTCTTAAATCACCCAGCCTCTGATGCAGCTAGATGTATCAGAGACATCACCTCTAAATTAATAGACGGAGGGGAATTAGGGTGGTCTCTGCGCTAA
- a CDS encoding helix-turn-helix domain-containing protein, producing MVSALRPCKEQNYYEILEVSPQATDEEIRIAYENLKTTYSPSSPGIYALFTPEEVKDILTKVEEAYRVLSNPRSRREYDLMLRGEGGKVAIPPSTPIVPHRRLGPEEIREIMGSKEVTFSGESLRKIREYLSLGLDVVAMETKIGKDNLRSIEEEDIHAFPAPVYLKGFLGAYAKILGLDPYKVVEEYLQGITRKGYQGD from the coding sequence GTGGTCTCTGCGCTAAGACCTTGTAAGGAACAGAATTACTATGAAATCCTTGAGGTCAGTCCTCAGGCCACGGATGAGGAGATACGTATTGCATACGAGAATCTAAAGACCACCTATAGTCCCAGCTCCCCTGGGATATACGCCCTCTTCACCCCGGAAGAGGTGAAGGATATCCTCACCAAGGTGGAGGAGGCCTATCGGGTGTTGAGCAACCCGCGGAGCCGAAGGGAATATGACCTCATGTTAAGAGGAGAAGGAGGAAAAGTGGCCATTCCTCCTTCAACTCCAATTGTTCCCCATCGACGCCTCGGCCCGGAGGAAATAAGGGAGATCATGGGTAGTAAAGAAGTGACATTTTCAGGAGAAAGTTTGCGTAAAATTCGCGAGTACCTCTCTTTGGGACTAGATGTGGTGGCAATGGAGACAAAAATAGGCAAGGACAACTTGAGATCCATCGAAGAAGAAGATATCCACGCCTTCCCTGCCCCGGTATACCTAAAGGGTTTTTTGGGGGCCTATGCCAAGATCTTGGGCCTTGATCCGTACAAGGTAGTCGAGGAGTACCTCCAGGGGATAACCCGAAAGGGTT
- the rsmI gene encoding 16S rRNA (cytidine(1402)-2'-O)-methyltransferase encodes MARRKGRLYLVSTPIGNLEDITLRAIKVLRRVDLIAAEDTRRAKRLLGRYRIRASLTSLFEHNEPSKKEVLVKRLVNGEEIALISDAGTPGISDPGFRLVQRAIEEGIEVIPIPGPSALIAALAVSGLPTDSFHFFGFLPPKGAKRKRRIEEIKELRGTIILYEAPHRLLHTLGDLRDICGDRQIVVARELTKLYEEVIRGRIAEVIDGLEQRQIRGEITLLVAGRGRGG; translated from the coding sequence ATGGCAAGGAGGAAGGGAAGACTCTACTTGGTCTCCACCCCGATAGGTAACCTGGAGGATATTACCCTCCGGGCCATCAAGGTCTTGCGCAGGGTGGATTTGATCGCCGCCGAGGATACCAGGAGGGCGAAGAGGCTCCTGGGGCGTTATCGGATAAGGGCTTCTCTCACCAGTCTTTTCGAGCACAATGAGCCGAGCAAGAAGGAGGTCTTGGTAAAGAGACTTGTTAATGGCGAAGAGATAGCCTTGATCTCCGATGCAGGCACCCCTGGGATCTCCGACCCTGGTTTTCGCCTGGTTCAGCGGGCCATCGAGGAGGGGATAGAGGTGATCCCCATCCCCGGGCCCTCTGCCCTCATTGCGGCCCTTGCCGTATCCGGGCTTCCCACCGACTCCTTTCACTTCTTTGGATTTCTCCCTCCTAAAGGAGCCAAGAGGAAGAGGAGGATAGAGGAGATAAAGGAATTGCGGGGGACCATCATCCTCTACGAAGCCCCCCATCGCCTCCTGCACACCCTGGGGGATCTAAGAGATATTTGTGGGGATCGGCAGATTGTTGTGGCCAGGGAGCTGACTAAATTATATGAGGAGGTGATCAGGGGGAGGATAGCCGAGGTCATAGATGGATTAGAGCAGAGGCAAATCAGGGGTGAGATTACCTTGCTGGTGGCCGGAAGGGGGAGGGGTGGTTAA
- a CDS encoding Slp family lipoprotein yields the protein MSTVKYNPFFIPIAVLTILLLAGCAPVISREVLKEVDKGVSFEQLSEEPEAYKGRTLLLGGDVIETQNLPDKTLIFVLQRPLGFRGRPAAGDVSKGRFIVTVPGFLDPAIYSHGRKVTVAGTVVGKEVRPLGEIDYTYLIVEKRELYLWPEEKSSSAEPRVHFGVGVVF from the coding sequence ATGAGTACGGTAAAATATAACCCCTTCTTCATCCCCATTGCCGTGTTGACCATCCTCTTGCTGGCTGGTTGCGCCCCGGTGATCTCTAGGGAGGTGTTAAAGGAAGTCGATAAGGGTGTCAGCTTTGAACAATTGTCGGAAGAACCAGAGGCCTATAAGGGGAGGACCTTGCTTTTGGGAGGTGACGTCATCGAGACCCAAAACCTCCCTGACAAGACCCTGATCTTCGTCTTACAGCGCCCCCTCGGCTTTCGAGGGAGGCCCGCAGCAGGGGATGTATCAAAGGGGAGATTTATTGTTACTGTCCCCGGGTTCCTCGATCCGGCCATCTACAGCCACGGGAGGAAGGTCACCGTGGCGGGTACCGTGGTGGGAAAAGAGGTGCGCCCATTAGGTGAGATAGATTATACTTATCTCATCGTTGAGAAGAGGGAACTTTATCTCTGGCCAGAAGAGAAATCTTCCTCTGCAGAACCCCGGGTACATTTCGGTGTGGGGGTGGTTTTTTAG
- the uvrC gene encoding excinuclease ABC subunit UvrC: protein MDLSTQVESLPQAPGVYIFKDPKGSILYIGKAKDLRKRVRTYFQGRERDTKTSVMLSRVAEIDHIATQTDKEAFILEDTLIKEHRPRYNVKLRDDKRYPCLRLSVQERFPRLSVVRKTKQDGSLYFGPFPSATSVRETMKAIHNVFPLRSCSPSQFAHRSRPCLNFQMKRCLAPCCHEVDEEEYGRIVQQVRLFLEGKSHHLAGELRRRMKKEAQTLNFEEAARTRDRLAYLERIIEKQKVVSQDISHRDAIALWCQGGRVGIQVLFIRGGRLLGGKFFTIRDSGLPDQEILSSFLRQFYQEGKFIPQEILIAAPLEDAPLLEEILGERGKKGIKIRHPRKGQKSYDLLQMALENAQGKLIGQLRGEGVLQEMKERFHLSQIPHRIEGFDISNLGGGLAVGSMVVFEDGEPAKARYRRYRIKAVKGIDDYAMTYEVLLRRFRRGKEEGDLPDLILIDGGKGQLNVALEVLKELKIEDVEALGLAKKRRPGEKEKVFLPNRKEPIALRGSSPSSLLLQRIRGEAHRFAITYHKRLRRKEGLKSILDEIPGIGENRKRTLLEQLGGLEGVKRASTAELARVPGINRPLAQKVWEHFHGKERGGSHADQDR from the coding sequence ATGGATCTGAGCACTCAAGTTGAGTCTCTACCCCAGGCCCCTGGGGTCTATATCTTCAAGGATCCGAAGGGAAGTATCCTCTATATAGGCAAGGCCAAGGACCTGCGCAAGAGGGTGAGGACCTACTTTCAGGGGAGGGAAAGGGACACAAAGACCTCAGTGATGCTCTCACGGGTCGCGGAGATTGACCACATCGCCACCCAGACAGACAAAGAGGCCTTTATCCTGGAGGACACCCTTATCAAGGAACACCGCCCCCGCTACAATGTCAAGCTCAGGGATGACAAGAGATATCCCTGCCTCAGGCTCAGCGTGCAGGAGAGATTCCCCAGGCTCTCTGTGGTGAGAAAGACCAAGCAGGATGGCTCCCTCTACTTTGGCCCGTTCCCATCAGCTACTTCAGTGCGCGAGACCATGAAGGCCATTCACAATGTCTTTCCATTGCGCAGCTGCAGCCCCTCACAATTCGCCCACCGCAGCCGCCCCTGCCTCAACTTCCAGATGAAGAGGTGTCTGGCCCCCTGTTGTCATGAGGTGGACGAGGAGGAGTACGGCCGGATCGTACAACAGGTCCGTCTCTTCCTGGAGGGGAAGAGCCACCATCTTGCAGGGGAGTTGCGCCGCAGGATGAAGAAAGAGGCACAGACCCTGAACTTCGAAGAGGCGGCCAGGACCAGGGACCGCCTTGCCTACCTGGAACGGATTATTGAGAAGCAAAAGGTGGTCTCCCAGGACATCTCCCATCGGGATGCAATCGCCCTCTGGTGCCAAGGGGGAAGGGTGGGAATCCAGGTCCTCTTCATCCGCGGGGGGAGGCTCCTGGGGGGAAAGTTCTTCACCATAAGAGATTCGGGGCTCCCCGATCAGGAGATCTTATCCTCCTTCCTGCGCCAGTTCTACCAGGAAGGGAAGTTCATCCCCCAGGAGATCCTCATAGCAGCGCCCCTAGAGGACGCCCCCCTCCTGGAGGAGATACTGGGAGAGAGAGGTAAAAAGGGGATAAAGATCCGCCATCCACGGAAGGGGCAGAAGAGTTACGACCTCCTCCAGATGGCCCTGGAGAACGCCCAGGGAAAACTCATAGGCCAGCTCCGGGGTGAGGGGGTCCTCCAGGAGATGAAAGAGAGGTTTCACCTCAGCCAGATACCCCACAGGATTGAGGGGTTTGACATCTCCAACCTGGGAGGGGGGTTGGCTGTGGGCTCCATGGTGGTCTTTGAGGATGGGGAGCCTGCCAAGGCCCGCTATCGCAGGTACCGAATAAAGGCCGTGAAGGGGATAGACGATTATGCAATGACCTATGAGGTCCTGCTGCGCAGGTTTCGCCGTGGAAAAGAAGAGGGAGATCTCCCCGATTTGATCCTCATCGATGGAGGCAAAGGACAGTTGAATGTCGCCCTGGAGGTCCTAAAGGAATTGAAGATAGAGGACGTGGAAGCCCTGGGCCTGGCCAAGAAGAGAAGGCCAGGGGAGAAAGAAAAGGTCTTCCTCCCCAACAGGAAAGAACCCATCGCCCTGCGGGGCTCATCCCCTTCTTCGTTGCTCCTGCAGCGGATCAGGGGCGAGGCCCACCGCTTCGCCATTACTTACCATAAGCGATTACGCAGAAAGGAGGGGCTGAAATCAATTCTCGATGAGATACCCGGAATAGGAGAGAACAGAAAACGAACCCTCTTGGAACAACTGGGGGGGCTGGAAGGGGTAAAAAGGGCCTCTACAGCGGAGCTGGCCAGGGTGCCAGGTATAAACCGCCCCCTTGCCCAGAAGGTCTGGGAGCATTTCCATGGAAAGGAGAGAGGAGGTAGCCATGCAGATCAAGATCGATAA
- the mazG gene encoding nucleoside triphosphate pyrophosphohydrolase, which translates to MGKRGFDDLVNIMARLRGEGGCPWDRRQTKDSLKPFLIEETYEVLEALDTGDDKGLQEELGDLLFHIIFMARIAQEEGPFDIYDVIQGVAEKMIRRHPHVFGRSQVSDPQEVEANWAKLKAKEKPSRSLMEGIPRYLPSLMRAYRLTQRASKVGFDWKGRDQVWKKLEEELREFKEALREGKEEKLRNEFGDVLFTMVNLARFINVDPEDSLRKATDRFAKRFKYIEKRLKEEGKGPHEVSLPEMDALWEESKAEEGG; encoded by the coding sequence ATGGGGAAAAGGGGATTTGATGATCTGGTAAATATCATGGCCCGGCTGAGGGGGGAGGGTGGATGCCCATGGGACCGCCGCCAGACCAAGGATAGCCTCAAGCCCTTCCTCATCGAGGAGACTTACGAGGTCTTGGAGGCCTTGGACACGGGTGATGACAAAGGGCTCCAGGAGGAACTAGGGGATCTTCTCTTCCACATCATCTTCATGGCTAGGATCGCCCAAGAAGAGGGTCCTTTCGACATCTATGATGTGATCCAAGGGGTGGCCGAAAAGATGATCCGTCGGCACCCTCATGTCTTTGGTAGATCCCAGGTCTCTGATCCCCAAGAGGTAGAGGCGAATTGGGCGAAACTGAAGGCCAAAGAGAAACCGAGCAGATCCTTGATGGAGGGTATCCCCCGATACCTCCCCTCCCTTATGAGGGCCTACCGGCTGACGCAGAGGGCCTCTAAGGTGGGTTTCGATTGGAAGGGTAGGGATCAGGTCTGGAAGAAACTGGAGGAGGAATTAAGGGAGTTTAAGGAGGCCTTGCGAGAGGGGAAGGAAGAAAAGCTAAGGAATGAATTTGGGGATGTCCTCTTTACCATGGTAAATCTGGCCAGGTTCATCAATGTAGACCCCGAAGATTCCTTAAGGAAGGCCACGGATAGGTTTGCGAAAAGGTTTAAATACATAGAGAAGAGATTAAAAGAAGAGGGCAAGGGACCTCATGAGGTGTCTCTGCCCGAGATGGATGCCCTTTGGGAGGAGAGCAAGGCAGAGGAGGGGGGATAG
- a CDS encoding Slp family lipoprotein, with product MMRLLVIVMALVFLSGCVHTISRDVLKEVDKEITFSELSKDPNAHKGKVVLLGGVIVKTVNKKEGTLLEVYQTKLDREGRPIQTDISEGRFLALYKGLLEGEIYQKGRKVTIAGVVQGEKVLPLGEIEYHYPYILIEEIHLWEKEQPRTYEPYPWGLWDPWWYPWWYPWYDPC from the coding sequence ATGATGAGGCTTCTAGTTATAGTGATGGCCCTTGTCTTTTTATCCGGCTGCGTCCACACCATCTCCAGAGACGTCCTGAAAGAGGTGGATAAGGAGATCACTTTCTCAGAACTGAGCAAGGACCCCAACGCCCATAAGGGTAAGGTAGTCCTGCTAGGAGGAGTTATCGTCAAGACGGTGAACAAAAAGGAGGGGACCCTGCTAGAAGTCTATCAGACCAAGTTGGATCGTGAGGGCAGACCTATTCAGACCGATATCTCCGAGGGCCGCTTTTTGGCCCTCTATAAGGGCCTTCTCGAGGGTGAGATCTACCAAAAGGGGAGAAAGGTGACCATCGCCGGGGTGGTGCAGGGGGAGAAGGTCCTGCCGCTGGGTGAAATAGAATATCACTACCCCTATATCTTGATCGAAGAGATCCATCTGTGGGAGAAAGAACAGCCTCGTACGTATGAACCATACCCTTGGGGTCTTTGGGATCCCTGGTGGTATCCTTGGTGGTACCCCTGGTACGACCCCTGTTAG